A region of Ferruginibacter albus DNA encodes the following proteins:
- the polA gene encoding DNA polymerase I — translation MQKKLFLLDAYALVFRAYYALIRSPRITSTGRNTNAQFGFTNTLIDLLNNQKPTHMAVCFDTHAPTERHTDFADYKANRQETPEDIRSAVPDIKKIIEGFNIPVVAMDGYEADDVIGALAKQAEKAGYEVYMVTPDKDYGQLVSENIKIYKPPYQGSDFEILGPAEVCAKWDIENVNQVIDILGLMGDSVDNIPGIPGVGEKTAAKLLKEYHSLEGVLENAAAIKGKLGEKIAAGKDLAIMSKKLATIITNVPVEFHEEDFCIKEKNIDALKEIFTELEFKTLGKRLLGADFTIVESKSGETRPAAAQQIDLFGNIIETATPEPPSQVEEIHPLGGGGATIHNTPHEYFLIDTKHLVSELIEKLGKQTEICFDTETTGIDANNAELVGLSFSYQPGEAYYIPCPANQDETKELLKNFEPLFNNEKITWIGQNIKYDLLMLKWYGIELKGNIFDTMLVHYVVEPDGKRGMDDLSAKYLGYEPVHIEELIGKKGKTQGNMRDVEIEKIKDYAAEDADITLQLKHILLPELKEKEVEKVFYEVENPLVKVLTDMEFEGIKIDEDFLLQYSKELEKEAKKSEESVYALAGVRFNLASPKQLGEVLFDKLQLDTSAKKTKTGQYQTGEDVLLKLAAKGHQICDDILNFRELTKLKSTYVDALPQMINRKTGRVHTSYAQAVAVTGRLSSNNPNLQNIPIRTEKGREIRKAFIPRDKDHVLVSADYSQIELRIVAGISGDVNMSEAFKTGKDIHTATAAKVFNVEEKDVTKEMRYKAKSVNFGIIYGQGAFGLAENLGISRTEAKEIIDNYKKQFPAIQQYMDNTINFARENGYVETLMGRKRWLRDINSANFTVRGFAERNAINSPIQGTAADMIKLAMIKIHEEFKKQNFQSKMLLQVHDELVFDAHKDEVEIIKPVILHCMQTALALPGNIPTDAEVGVGENWLAAH, via the coding sequence GCCAATCGCCAGGAAACCCCGGAAGACATTCGTTCGGCAGTTCCTGATATAAAAAAGATAATTGAAGGATTTAATATTCCTGTTGTAGCCATGGATGGCTATGAAGCAGACGATGTGATCGGCGCATTAGCTAAACAGGCAGAAAAAGCAGGATATGAAGTGTACATGGTTACCCCTGATAAAGATTACGGGCAATTGGTTTCTGAAAATATTAAAATATATAAACCACCTTACCAGGGCAGTGATTTTGAAATATTAGGACCTGCAGAAGTTTGCGCCAAATGGGATATCGAAAATGTAAACCAGGTAATTGATATTTTAGGATTGATGGGAGATAGTGTTGATAATATTCCCGGTATACCGGGAGTGGGAGAAAAAACAGCAGCCAAGTTGTTAAAAGAATATCACTCATTGGAAGGCGTACTCGAAAACGCAGCTGCTATAAAAGGTAAATTGGGCGAAAAAATTGCAGCAGGTAAAGACCTTGCCATTATGAGTAAAAAGCTGGCAACAATCATTACCAATGTTCCGGTTGAATTTCATGAAGAAGATTTTTGTATAAAAGAAAAAAACATTGATGCATTAAAAGAAATTTTCACTGAGCTGGAATTTAAAACCTTAGGCAAGCGCTTGTTGGGAGCCGATTTTACTATAGTAGAATCGAAATCAGGAGAAACCCGACCGGCAGCCGCACAACAAATAGATCTATTCGGAAATATTATTGAGACTGCTACACCTGAGCCTCCATCACAGGTGGAAGAAATACATCCGTTAGGTGGTGGCGGTGCAACTATTCATAACACTCCACACGAGTATTTTTTAATCGATACCAAACATCTTGTTTCAGAATTAATTGAAAAGCTAGGCAAGCAAACAGAAATTTGTTTTGATACAGAGACCACCGGCATCGATGCAAACAACGCAGAATTAGTGGGCTTAAGTTTTTCATATCAGCCCGGCGAAGCCTATTATATTCCGTGTCCCGCTAATCAGGATGAAACAAAAGAATTGCTTAAAAACTTTGAGCCGCTTTTCAACAATGAAAAAATTACCTGGATAGGACAAAACATAAAGTACGATCTGTTGATGCTGAAATGGTATGGCATAGAGCTAAAAGGAAATATTTTTGATACCATGCTGGTACATTATGTTGTAGAACCCGACGGCAAACGTGGAATGGATGATCTAAGCGCAAAATATCTGGGTTACGAACCGGTACATATTGAAGAATTGATCGGTAAAAAAGGAAAAACGCAAGGCAATATGCGTGATGTAGAGATTGAAAAAATTAAAGACTACGCGGCTGAAGATGCAGACATCACACTTCAATTAAAACATATTTTATTGCCTGAGTTAAAAGAAAAAGAAGTAGAGAAGGTTTTTTATGAAGTAGAAAATCCATTGGTGAAAGTGCTGACAGATATGGAATTTGAAGGAATTAAAATTGATGAAGATTTTTTGCTTCAATATTCAAAAGAGCTGGAAAAAGAAGCAAAGAAAAGTGAAGAAAGCGTTTATGCGTTAGCGGGAGTTCGTTTTAATTTGGCTTCTCCAAAACAATTAGGTGAAGTATTGTTTGATAAATTACAGCTCGACACCTCAGCAAAAAAAACAAAAACAGGACAATACCAAACGGGTGAAGATGTTTTATTAAAGCTGGCTGCAAAAGGTCATCAAATCTGCGATGATATTTTAAACTTTCGTGAGCTTACTAAATTAAAATCCACTTATGTAGATGCATTACCGCAAATGATCAATCGCAAAACAGGCAGAGTGCACACCAGTTATGCGCAGGCGGTTGCAGTTACCGGTCGTTTGAGCAGCAACAATCCTAATTTACAAAACATTCCTATTCGTACTGAAAAAGGAAGAGAGATACGCAAAGCATTTATTCCAAGAGATAAAGATCACGTATTGGTAAGTGCCGATTACTCGCAAATTGAATTACGCATTGTTGCCGGTATTAGCGGTGATGTGAACATGAGCGAAGCCTTTAAAACAGGCAAAGACATTCACACTGCAACAGCAGCAAAGGTTTTTAATGTAGAAGAAAAAGATGTGACCAAAGAAATGCGTTACAAAGCTAAAAGCGTGAATTTCGGAATTATTTACGGACAAGGCGCTTTTGGTTTAGCCGAAAATTTAGGCATCTCAAGAACAGAAGCAAAAGAGATCATCGACAATTACAAAAAACAATTTCCTGCTATCCAGCAATACATGGATAACACCATCAACTTTGCAAGAGAAAATGGATACGTTGAAACGCTGATGGGGCGCAAACGCTGGCTACGTGATATTAACAGCGCCAACTTTACCGTTCGTGGTTTTGCAGAGCGAAATGCCATCAACTCTCCCATACAAGGTACTGCTGCCGATATGATCAAGCTGGCGATGATAAAAATTCATGAAGAATTTAAAAAGCAAAACTTCCAATCAAAAATGCTGTTACAAGTACATGATGAATTGGTATTTGATGCACATAAAGATGAAGTAGAAATAATAAAGCCCGTTATTCTGCATTGTATGCAAACGGCATTGGCATTGCCCGGCAATATTCCTACTGATGCAGAAGTGGGTGTTGGCGAAAACTGGTTGGCAGCACATTAA
- a CDS encoding DsbA family protein — MKPILIYCYDAYCGWCYGFSPVMKKIAEEYKNDLDIEVLSGGMFIGESKMPIEKIAGFIKDAYKRVEDLTGITFGEDFLWHINNPDKSDWVMNSEKPAIALCIFKEYYPEKQLDFASDLQYALNFEGRDLDDDEAYRHLLEKYAVTAEDFYAKLHSNEFKEQAYYEFNLCKQLNVSGFPCVFLQKDESKFYMLANGFTDYETVKDRLGKVLDKK, encoded by the coding sequence ATGAAGCCTATTCTGATTTATTGTTATGATGCTTACTGTGGCTGGTGTTACGGCTTTAGTCCTGTAATGAAAAAGATTGCCGAAGAGTATAAAAATGACCTGGATATAGAAGTTTTAAGTGGAGGAATGTTTATCGGCGAATCGAAAATGCCCATTGAAAAAATTGCAGGTTTTATTAAAGATGCATATAAAAGAGTAGAAGATTTAACAGGAATAACATTTGGTGAGGATTTTTTATGGCATATTAATAACCCCGATAAAAGTGATTGGGTAATGAATTCGGAAAAACCTGCTATCGCTCTTTGCATATTTAAAGAATATTACCCCGAAAAACAGTTAGACTTTGCAAGCGATCTGCAATACGCTTTGAATTTTGAAGGCAGGGACCTTGATGATGATGAAGCATATCGTCATCTATTAGAAAAATATGCTGTTACTGCAGAAGATTTTTATGCCAAGCTACACAGCAACGAATTTAAGGAACAGGCTTATTATGAATTTAATTTGTGCAAGCAATTAAACGTGAGCGGTTTTCCTTGTGTGTTTTTGCAAAAAGACGAATCGAAGTTTTATATGTTGGCAAACGGCTTTACCGACTACGAAACAGTAAAAGATCGATTAGGAAAAGTTTTAGACAAGAAATAA
- a CDS encoding RNA polymerase sigma factor: MDQQELIVRLKKGDELAFKHIVETWQNMVYNTAIGIVQSAEDAEDIAQETFVQVYQSIHSFRNEAKLSTWIYRIVITKSLDHERKKKRKKRFAFVKSLFGEDEIHPPDFHHPGVVAEKKEQAGELFKALKQIPEKQRIAFTLHKLEGLSYQEVAEVLNTTLYATESLMQRAKNNLKRVLEKYYLENEK, encoded by the coding sequence TTGGACCAACAGGAACTAATTGTACGATTAAAAAAAGGGGATGAGCTGGCGTTTAAACACATTGTAGAAACCTGGCAAAACATGGTGTATAACACCGCTATTGGTATTGTACAAAGTGCCGAAGACGCAGAAGATATTGCACAGGAAACATTTGTGCAGGTGTACCAGTCGATACACTCATTTAGGAACGAAGCGAAATTATCTACCTGGATCTATAGAATTGTTATCACCAAATCTTTAGATCATGAACGGAAGAAAAAAAGAAAAAAGCGATTTGCTTTTGTAAAAAGCTTGTTTGGAGAAGATGAAATACATCCGCCGGATTTTCATCATCCGGGGGTGGTGGCAGAAAAAAAAGAACAGGCGGGTGAGTTGTTCAAAGCATTGAAGCAAATACCCGAAAAACAGCGTATCGCATTTACGTTGCATAAGCTGGAAGGATTAAGTTACCAGGAAGTAGCAGAAGTATTGAACACAACATTATATGCAACGGAATCGTTAATGCAGCGGGCAAAAAATAATTTAAAACGTGTGTTGGAAAAATATTATTTAGAAAATGAAAAGTAA
- a CDS encoding outer membrane beta-barrel protein, with protein MKQLLALFLIFNLMSAKSNAQTSSLKGKLVDQSDKTPVAGATIQIESTDSLHKQISVVSAEDGSFILNDVQLKQSYNLFISFVGYDRIDQQVFIDTTDKDLGTIEFSKSVGEELTGVTVTAKTPPVQQKQDTIQYNASQFKTNPDATAEELMAKLPGVTVDKSGTVTAQGDQVKSVTVDGKKFFGDDASAALRNLPAEIIDKIQVFDKLSDQAAFTGFDDGSSVRAINIVTKSNMRNGQFGRLYAGYGTDQRYNAGGNVNFFNGDRRISIVGLFNNVNQQNFSSQDLLGFGSGGGRGGRGGGVPAIGAQSGINTTNAIGINFTDTWGKKLDVQGSYFFNYGNNVNNQTSHTQYLLANDSSSFEDQTSNSDSKNWNHRVNFRFDYKIDSSNSLLITPTLSFQNNNGFNNSNATYYVTDVNSLTNALLSNSHSDASGYNLNNNILYRHAFAKKGRTLSLSVTTGLNKNDRDSYLQTNNTDYINNIEDSVNRYSNNKTSGYQLSGNVAYTEPLGKKGQLQLNYSPSYSKNKSTADVFNYDNSLSKYADMDTSLSNNFENTVSSQNGGVSYRLGDKNEMFSVGANYQYTLLNSDKIFPFAGNIHKSFDNVLPNLMWRKKVSAKANIRLFYRMSTSAPSISQLQNVINNANPLFVTTGNPDLKQQVGNTLSFRYTYSNTDKSNSFFANIYLQQYNNYIGNASTIATADSVYNNDTLYFKGAQITRPTNLDGYVSMRSFFTYGFPLKALKSNINLNAGLSLTRTPVVVQGNPSFTNNYNYNAGVVVASNVSQYVDFTLSYSAGINVARNEKETELNNNYFSQTAGIKFNLLDKKGWFLQNDLSLQAYSGLTAGLNQSYWLWNVAMGKKFLADQRGELKLSVFDLLKQNQSISRTVSEKSIEDDRNLVLQQYFMLTFTYKLKSFGTPPAKEQGNFRGGSGGGGFHGGAGNIPSF; from the coding sequence ATGAAACAACTTTTAGCCCTTTTCCTCATTTTTAATCTCATGTCGGCAAAGTCTAATGCACAAACTAGCAGCCTAAAAGGGAAATTGGTTGATCAATCAGATAAAACACCAGTTGCAGGAGCTACTATACAAATAGAATCAACCGATTCTCTTCATAAGCAAATATCTGTGGTATCAGCAGAGGACGGTTCATTTATTTTAAATGATGTGCAACTTAAGCAATCTTATAATTTGTTTATATCATTTGTTGGATATGACAGGATCGACCAACAGGTATTTATTGATACTACCGACAAAGATCTGGGCACTATCGAATTTTCAAAATCGGTAGGAGAAGAGTTGACAGGCGTTACTGTTACAGCAAAAACACCGCCCGTACAGCAAAAACAAGATACTATTCAATATAATGCCAGTCAATTTAAAACAAACCCGGATGCAACCGCAGAAGAATTGATGGCCAAACTTCCGGGAGTTACTGTTGATAAAAGCGGAACGGTAACAGCACAGGGAGACCAGGTAAAATCAGTAACAGTAGATGGAAAGAAATTTTTTGGTGATGATGCGTCCGCCGCATTAAGAAATTTACCGGCCGAAATCATAGATAAAATCCAAGTGTTTGATAAACTGAGCGACCAGGCTGCTTTTACAGGTTTTGACGATGGCAGCAGTGTTCGGGCAATTAATATTGTTACAAAATCAAATATGCGTAACGGACAGTTTGGACGTTTATATGCAGGTTACGGAACTGACCAAAGGTACAATGCAGGCGGTAATGTAAATTTCTTTAACGGTGATAGAAGAATTTCAATAGTAGGATTGTTCAACAATGTTAATCAACAAAACTTTTCATCACAGGATCTCTTGGGCTTTGGCAGTGGCGGCGGAAGAGGAGGAAGAGGCGGCGGCGTTCCTGCCATTGGTGCACAAAGCGGCATTAATACTACAAATGCAATAGGAATAAACTTTACCGATACCTGGGGAAAGAAATTAGATGTACAAGGAAGTTATTTTTTCAATTATGGCAACAATGTAAATAATCAAACTTCGCATACGCAATATTTATTAGCAAACGACAGCAGCAGTTTTGAAGATCAAACATCCAATTCCGATTCTAAAAACTGGAATCACCGGGTTAATTTTCGATTTGATTATAAGATCGATTCCTCCAATTCATTATTAATAACGCCTACACTTAGCTTTCAAAACAATAATGGATTTAATAACTCCAATGCAACATATTATGTTACCGATGTAAACTCATTAACGAATGCCTTGCTGAGCAATTCTCATTCCGATGCATCCGGATATAATCTTAACAATAATATTTTATATCGCCACGCTTTTGCTAAAAAAGGAAGAACGCTTTCTTTAAGTGTTACCACCGGGCTTAACAAAAATGACAGAGATAGCTACCTGCAAACAAATAATACAGATTACATCAACAATATAGAAGATTCGGTAAATCGATACAGCAATAATAAAACGAGCGGCTATCAGCTTTCGGGAAATGTGGCATATACGGAACCGCTAGGTAAAAAGGGACAGCTGCAGCTAAACTATTCTCCTTCGTATTCAAAAAACAAATCAACTGCGGATGTTTTTAATTATGATAATTCTTTAAGCAAGTACGCTGATATGGATACCAGCTTATCGAACAATTTTGAAAATACCGTTTCATCTCAAAATGGAGGCGTGTCTTATCGCTTAGGAGATAAAAACGAAATGTTCTCTGTCGGCGCTAACTATCAATATACGTTATTGAACAGCGATAAAATATTTCCATTTGCAGGCAACATTCATAAATCGTTTGACAATGTATTGCCTAATTTAATGTGGCGGAAAAAAGTATCTGCTAAAGCCAACATCCGTTTGTTTTATCGTATGTCCACATCTGCACCATCCATTAGTCAACTGCAAAATGTAATTAATAATGCCAACCCATTATTTGTTACAACAGGTAATCCTGATCTAAAACAACAGGTGGGCAATACGCTTAGCTTTAGATATACTTATTCTAACACGGATAAAAGCAATAGCTTTTTTGCCAATATTTATTTGCAACAATACAATAATTATATTGGTAACGCTTCTACTATTGCTACCGCAGATTCTGTTTATAATAATGATACACTGTATTTTAAAGGAGCACAGATAACAAGGCCCACCAATTTGGATGGCTATGTAAGTATGCGTTCATTTTTTACGTATGGATTTCCATTAAAGGCACTAAAATCGAATATTAACTTAAATGCAGGACTGTCTTTAACAAGAACACCGGTAGTAGTTCAGGGTAATCCGAGCTTTACTAATAATTACAATTACAATGCTGGTGTGGTAGTAGCAAGTAATGTAAGCCAGTATGTTGATTTCACTTTGTCGTACTCTGCCGGCATTAATGTGGCAAGAAATGAGAAAGAAACAGAATTGAACAACAATTATTTTTCGCAAACAGCAGGTATAAAATTTAACCTGTTAGACAAAAAAGGATGGTTTTTACAAAACGACCTCTCGCTACAGGCTTACAGCGGACTTACAGCAGGGTTAAATCAATCGTATTGGTTATGGAATGTAGCGATGGGAAAAAAATTCCTGGCAGATCAACGTGGAGAACTGAAGTTGTCAGTGTTTGATCTCTTGAAACAAAATCAAAGCATCAGCAGAACGGTTAGTGAAAAATCTATTGAAGATGACAGGAACTTAGTGTTGCAACAATACTTTATGTTAACATTCACGTACAAGCTAAAATCGTTTGGAACGCCGCCTGCAAAAGAGCAGGGTAATTTTAGAGGAGGCAGCGGTGGTGGCGGTTTTCATGGCGGTGCAGGAAATATTCCCTCGTTTTAG
- a CDS encoding DUF5606 family protein, with product MEYSKLVSVSGLGGLFELISSKADGGVVRSLEDKSTKFVSTRLHRFSHLESIEIYTTKENVNLVEIFDAIKASKEKLPDAKADNKTLQDYFKKVYPDMDFERVYVSDMKKMIKWYEILTANNVEIKLSENVEGEVAAETKTNQPKVASNSQTTVKNAPAKKINAPRKMA from the coding sequence ATGGAATATAGCAAATTAGTATCTGTATCCGGATTAGGCGGATTGTTTGAATTGATTTCTTCAAAGGCTGATGGAGGCGTTGTACGCTCACTGGAAGATAAAAGCACAAAATTTGTAAGTACCCGCTTACATCGTTTTTCTCATTTGGAAAGCATAGAGATCTATACTACAAAAGAAAATGTTAACCTGGTAGAAATTTTTGATGCTATAAAAGCAAGCAAAGAAAAATTGCCTGATGCAAAGGCTGATAATAAAACATTACAGGATTATTTTAAAAAAGTATATCCTGATATGGATTTTGAAAGGGTATATGTAAGCGATATGAAGAAAATGATCAAATGGTATGAAATTTTAACGGCTAACAATGTTGAAATAAAACTATCTGAAAATGTAGAAGGAGAGGTTGCTGCTGAAACAAAAACCAATCAACCGAAAGTAGCCAGCAATTCGCAAACAACGGTTAAAAATGCACCGGCTAAAAAGATAAATGCGCCACGTAAAATGGCATAA
- a CDS encoding M3 family oligoendopeptidase — MYTADIKKIERHFVPKDFVVTDWQSIEPFFQNLNDRNIDTKEALEQWLKDMSELEAVVSEDACWRQIKMTCDTENKQLEDAFNFFCLEIQPKIQPYTDLLNKKLVNSSLINELDKEKYFTYLRSMRKSIELFRQENISLQAELSVLQQHYGMITGKMTVTVNGKEYTLQQAGKFLQSHDRDLREDVYRKINERRLQDKETLNNLYNQLIEKRHQLAINAGFENYRDYRFKELGRFDYTKEDCFQFHEAVKQYALPLVNIIYQKKKEKLSLDNLRPWDVEAEPEGTQALHPFETGSELINKSIECFTKLRPFFGDCLKKMNEIKHFDLESRKGKAPGGYNCPLAESGAPFIFMNASGQMHDLTTMVHEGGHAVHSFLSHPLELTGFKEYPMEIAEVASMAMELFSMDYWNDFFTSNEELKRAKEQQLERVITIFPWIAIIDKFQHWVYENPKHTAEERTAAWMSITDEFKDSIIDYSGLDEYRRNGWQRQLHLFEVPFYYIEYGIAQLGAIGMWKQYKENKEQALDNYCNALSLGGTKTLPELYNTAGLKFDFSPATIKTLMDFVKNEMDKI; from the coding sequence ATGTATACAGCAGACATAAAAAAGATCGAACGCCACTTTGTTCCGAAAGATTTTGTAGTTACCGACTGGCAAAGTATTGAGCCTTTCTTTCAAAATTTGAACGATAGAAATATCGATACCAAGGAAGCATTGGAACAATGGCTAAAAGACATGAGTGAACTGGAAGCTGTAGTAAGCGAAGATGCCTGCTGGCGCCAGATAAAAATGACCTGCGACACAGAGAACAAACAACTGGAAGATGCTTTTAATTTTTTCTGTCTTGAAATTCAACCTAAAATTCAGCCATATACCGATCTGCTAAATAAAAAATTAGTGAACAGTTCTTTGATAAACGAGCTGGATAAAGAAAAATATTTTACCTATCTGCGTTCCATGCGTAAAAGCATTGAATTATTCAGACAAGAGAATATTTCACTGCAAGCAGAGCTTTCCGTTTTGCAGCAGCATTACGGAATGATAACTGGAAAAATGACTGTAACCGTTAATGGCAAAGAATACACGTTGCAACAAGCAGGTAAATTCCTTCAAAGTCATGATAGAGATTTACGCGAAGATGTTTATCGGAAAATAAATGAAAGAAGATTACAGGATAAGGAGACACTGAATAATTTATACAACCAACTAATTGAAAAACGTCATCAGTTAGCGATAAATGCAGGCTTCGAAAACTATCGTGACTACCGTTTTAAAGAACTGGGAAGGTTTGATTATACTAAAGAAGATTGCTTTCAATTTCACGAAGCCGTAAAACAATATGCGTTACCGCTAGTTAATATTATCTATCAAAAGAAAAAAGAAAAATTAAGTCTGGACAACTTGCGCCCCTGGGATGTAGAAGCAGAGCCCGAAGGCACACAAGCTTTACATCCATTTGAGACAGGAAGTGAACTGATCAATAAATCGATTGAATGCTTTACAAAGCTTCGTCCCTTTTTTGGCGATTGTTTGAAAAAGATGAACGAAATAAAACATTTCGACCTGGAAAGCAGGAAGGGTAAGGCTCCCGGCGGATATAACTGTCCTTTGGCAGAAAGCGGAGCTCCATTTATTTTTATGAATGCTTCCGGTCAAATGCATGATCTAACTACAATGGTTCATGAAGGCGGTCATGCCGTGCATTCTTTCTTGTCCCATCCATTAGAGTTAACAGGATTTAAAGAATATCCGATGGAAATTGCAGAAGTGGCAAGTATGGCGATGGAGCTTTTTAGTATGGATTATTGGAATGATTTTTTTACAAGCAACGAAGAACTAAAAAGAGCAAAAGAACAACAACTGGAAAGAGTGATCACTATTTTTCCATGGATAGCGATCATAGATAAATTTCAACATTGGGTATACGAAAACCCAAAGCATACTGCTGAAGAAAGAACTGCTGCATGGATGAGCATTACAGATGAATTTAAAGACAGCATTATTGATTATAGCGGATTAGATGAATATCGCCGCAACGGCTGGCAGCGTCAATTGCATTTATTTGAAGTTCCTTTTTATTATATCGAATATGGTATTGCCCAGTTAGGCGCCATTGGCATGTGGAAACAATACAAAGAGAATAAAGAACAGGCCTTAGACAACTATTGTAATGCGTTAAGCCTGGGCGGTACAAAAACATTGCCTGAATTATATAATACAGCAGGATTAAAATTCGATTTCAGCCCGGCTACTATTAAAACGTTAATGGATTTTGTAAAAAACGAGATGGACAAAATATAA
- a CDS encoding Fur family transcriptional regulator has product MDINVLSILKKNQLSVTDGRKIILELFLKSPGALAHSDIEKETGASFDRVTVYRTLQTFVEKGIIHHIPTTDNSILYALCKQDCEAGHHHDNHVHFVCNECNKTICLDDVTVPDVKLPKGFKPDHSEMVVSGVCHDCR; this is encoded by the coding sequence ATGGACATAAATGTTTTATCCATATTAAAAAAGAATCAGCTTAGTGTAACTGATGGGCGAAAAATAATTCTTGAGCTTTTTTTAAAAAGCCCCGGAGCTTTGGCTCATTCAGATATTGAAAAAGAAACAGGAGCATCATTTGATAGAGTAACTGTTTACCGCACCTTGCAAACCTTTGTTGAAAAAGGGATCATTCATCATATACCTACTACTGATAATTCTATTTTATACGCTTTGTGTAAACAGGATTGCGAAGCAGGGCATCATCATGATAACCATGTACATTTTGTTTGTAATGAATGTAATAAAACAATTTGTTTAGATGATGTAACTGTTCCTGATGTTAAGTTACCGAAGGGCTTTAAACCTGATCATTCAGAAATGGTAGTTAGCGGCGTGTGTCACGATTGCCGTTAA
- a CDS encoding SCO family protein, producing the protein MKKWLIYFGFFALLLTGFYLFLYKDFSQSDLKVINDHLQNFSFIDQNGKTITEKNVEGKVYVAEYFFTTCKAICPKMNANMRRVYDVYKDDKRFMILSHTCMPETDSVEQLKKYEYKMLTGTLVKNDDGEYQVKADESTAGNKLPPDLSTNWLFLTGDKAMLYDLAKHSYLIDKSERDTTQNISEQFIHTQLFALVDKQRHVRGIYDGLKEDEIQKLLKDIKGLLNEKAPNANLANGFSNTPN; encoded by the coding sequence ATGAAAAAGTGGTTGATCTATTTTGGTTTTTTTGCTCTGTTGCTTACAGGCTTTTATCTTTTTTTATACAAAGATTTTTCTCAATCCGATTTAAAGGTTATTAATGATCACTTGCAAAATTTTTCCTTTATTGATCAAAACGGGAAAACAATAACAGAAAAAAATGTAGAAGGGAAAGTGTATGTGGCGGAATATTTTTTTACAACCTGTAAAGCCATTTGCCCTAAAATGAATGCCAATATGCGGAGAGTGTATGATGTTTACAAAGATGATAAACGATTTATGATCTTATCACACACTTGTATGCCTGAAACGGACAGTGTAGAACAATTGAAAAAGTATGAATATAAAATGCTAACCGGAACATTAGTGAAAAATGATGATGGTGAATACCAGGTTAAAGCCGATGAAAGTACAGCAGGAAATAAATTACCGCCAGATCTTTCTACGAATTGGTTGTTTCTTACGGGAGATAAAGCGATGTTGTACGACCTGGCAAAACATAGCTATTTAATAGATAAATCTGAAAGAGATACTACACAAAATATTTCCGAGCAATTCATCCATACACAATTATTTGCATTGGTAGATAAACAACGCCACGTGCGTGGTATTTATGATGGTTTGAAAGAAGATGAGATCCAAAAATTGCTGAAGGATATTAAAGGCTTGTTAAATGAAAAAGCGCCTAATGCAAACCTGGCAAATGGCTTTAGCAATACGCCTAATTAA
- a CDS encoding MerC domain-containing protein → MDNNGLKVNWDVMGITASVLCAIHCALLPVIVTTLPVFGINIIHNTRFEWGMIALAFFVGSFALIHGYIKHHRSLMPVWVFTFGFVFLLLKQFFHAFEYWFLAPAVILVVSAHFYNFRLCRQTKCESSHHKH, encoded by the coding sequence ATGGATAATAACGGGTTAAAAGTTAACTGGGATGTAATGGGTATTACTGCTTCGGTGCTCTGCGCTATTCATTGTGCATTACTACCCGTAATTGTTACCACACTTCCTGTATTTGGAATAAATATTATCCACAACACCCGCTTTGAATGGGGTATGATCGCGTTGGCATTTTTTGTAGGCTCTTTTGCATTAATTCACGGGTATATAAAACATCATCGTTCATTAATGCCTGTTTGGGTATTTACTTTTGGATTTGTGTTTTTATTATTGAAGCAATTTTTTCATGCATTTGAATACTGGTTTTTAGCCCCGGCAGTTATATTGGTTGTGTCTGCTCATTTTTATAATTTCCGTTTATGCAGACAAACAAAATGTGAGTCATCGCATCATAAGCACTAA